One genomic segment of Clostridium estertheticum subsp. estertheticum includes these proteins:
- a CDS encoding ComF family protein, producing MGKRIIKYIKKILYCLVQVIYSGDESCVICSGYSEESEALCTVCRKKLRRSEESFYIGSSEEEYVARSVFYYSSIVKELIIRLKYKNDFICGEILAKYMLESVKNNYLEFDLISYVPMTKRALKNRGYNQSEFLAKYLSQFLSIPVTCNLIKTEDTKDQIGLSGDQRWDNMKKCFEIKGSEFIKNKNILLVDDVITTGATAFHCAHMLKENGANNIFILTIAKSNV from the coding sequence GTGGGAAAGAGGATTATTAAATATATAAAAAAGATACTTTATTGTTTAGTTCAAGTTATATATTCTGGTGATGAATCATGCGTAATATGTAGTGGATATAGTGAAGAAAGTGAAGCGCTATGCACTGTATGTAGAAAAAAACTTAGACGCTCCGAGGAAAGCTTTTATATAGGTAGTAGCGAAGAAGAATATGTTGCAAGGTCAGTGTTTTATTATTCGAGTATTGTTAAAGAACTGATTATTAGACTCAAATATAAAAATGATTTTATATGTGGCGAAATTTTGGCTAAATATATGCTGGAATCTGTTAAAAATAATTATTTGGAGTTTGATTTAATATCTTATGTACCTATGACTAAAAGAGCACTAAAAAATAGAGGATATAATCAAAGTGAGTTTTTGGCAAAATACTTATCACAATTTTTAAGTATTCCAGTTACATGCAATTTGATTAAAACGGAAGATACTAAAGATCAAATAGGTCTAAGTGGCGATCAAAGGTGGGACAATATGAAAAAATGCTTTGAAATTAAAGGAAGCGAGTTTATAAAAAATAAAAATATTTTACTTGTAGATGATGTTATAACCACTGGGGCTACAGCGTTTCATTGCGCACATATGCTAAAAGAGAATGGAGCGAATAATATTTTTATATTGACTATAGCCAAAAGTAATGTATAA
- the hpf gene encoding ribosome hibernation-promoting factor, HPF/YfiA family, which yields MKIKVIGKNMEVTEALRNMIDKKISRLDKYFNPDVEAQTTMSVHKNRHTIEITIPFNGVVLRSEEVNDDMYTSLDLVVDKLERQIRKNKTKLEKRNKGTSLKFQGIPQYDNSEDNGLEPKIVKTKKFAFKPMSAEEAVLQMELVGHSFFVYMSDGSTEVNGNSEVNVVYKRKDGNYGLIEPQF from the coding sequence ATGAAAATTAAAGTAATAGGAAAAAACATGGAAGTAACAGAAGCATTAAGAAATATGATAGACAAGAAAATATCTAGATTAGATAAGTATTTTAATCCGGATGTGGAAGCTCAGACAACCATGAGTGTCCATAAGAACAGACATACTATAGAAATTACAATACCTTTTAATGGAGTTGTTTTGAGATCAGAAGAAGTAAATGATGATATGTATACGTCATTAGATCTTGTTGTTGACAAATTAGAAAGACAAATTAGAAAAAATAAAACGAAATTAGAAAAAAGAAATAAAGGAACATCCCTTAAATTTCAGGGTATACCACAATATGATAATAGTGAAGATAATGGTTTAGAACCTAAAATAGTAAAAACAAAGAAATTTGCATTCAAACCGATGTCTGCAGAAGAAGCAGTGCTTCAAATGGAGTTAGTTGGACATAGTTTCTTTGTATATATGAGTGATGGCAGTACAGAAGTGAATGGTAATTCAGAAGTGAATGTAGTATATAAAAGAAAAGATGGAAATTATGGGTTGATAGAACCACAGTTTTAA
- the secA gene encoding preprotein translocase subunit SecA, with amino-acid sequence MSLIKKLFGSYSDREIKRITSTVDKIEALDPMMTNLSDEELKAKTEEFKASLSNGKTLEDILPEAFAVVREASWRVLKMKHFRVQLIGGIILHQGRITEMKTGEGKTLVATLPSYLNALEGKGVHVITVNDYLAKRDKEEMGRIHEFLGLTVGVIIHDIDQTQRHAAYDADITYGTNNEFGFDYLRDNMVVYKEERVQRELNFVIVDEVDSILIDEARTPLIISGEGEKSTDFYKVADHFVKTLVKEEDYTIDEKASAVIMSDEGIDKAEKFFSLDNYADATNMNIQHHVVQALKANYIMRKDKDYMEKDGEIIIVDEFTGRLMEGRRYSDGLHQAIEAKEGVKIEKESKTLATITFQNYFRMYSKIAGMTGTALTEENEFREIYGLDVLVIPTNKPLARFDNADLVFKTVRGKYKAIIDEIVETHKINQPVLVGTVSIEKSELLSEMLKRKGVPHQVLNAKYHEKEAEIIAHAGSLGMVTIATNMAGRGTDIKLFDGVIEVGGLKIIGTERHESRRIDNQLRGRAGRQGDPGSTRFYISLEDDLMRIFGSDRLQGVVGKLGLTDEDAIESKMVSGAIESAQKKVEGNNFDIRKNVVQYDDVMNQQREIIYKQRTEVLQGEDTKEQIQDMIKDIIFTTVDSHITDVEEELDEELEKLISYFEEIFLPKDMVTVDELGKLTNEEIKEKLLEIAQRIYTQRGEDFDDEQIREVERVILLRVVDSKWMDHIDDMEHLKQGIGLRAYKQQDPTQAYQMEGSDMFAEMIYNIKTETIKYLFHVQIERAPEREMVAQITSTNHDDSVKQEPTIKEAKTGRNDECPCGSGKKYKNCCGR; translated from the coding sequence ATGAGTTTAATTAAAAAATTATTTGGTAGTTATAGTGATAGAGAAATAAAAAGAATAACTTCAACAGTCGATAAAATAGAAGCATTAGATCCAATGATGACTAATTTAAGTGATGAAGAACTTAAAGCGAAAACAGAAGAATTTAAGGCTAGTTTAAGTAATGGAAAGACTTTAGAGGATATTTTGCCTGAAGCATTTGCAGTAGTTAGGGAAGCTTCATGGAGAGTTCTTAAAATGAAGCATTTTAGAGTGCAACTAATTGGTGGAATAATACTTCACCAAGGAAGAATAACGGAAATGAAAACTGGTGAAGGAAAGACTCTTGTGGCTACGCTTCCATCATATTTGAATGCCCTAGAAGGAAAAGGTGTTCATGTAATTACAGTTAATGATTATCTTGCAAAAAGAGATAAAGAAGAGATGGGTAGAATACATGAATTTTTGGGTCTTACAGTGGGTGTAATTATTCACGATATAGATCAAACTCAAAGGCATGCGGCTTATGATGCAGATATAACATATGGTACAAATAATGAATTCGGATTTGATTATCTAAGAGATAATATGGTTGTTTATAAAGAAGAAAGAGTTCAAAGGGAATTAAACTTTGTAATCGTGGATGAGGTTGACTCTATATTAATAGATGAAGCTAGAACACCACTTATAATATCTGGAGAAGGAGAAAAATCTACAGACTTTTATAAAGTGGCAGATCATTTTGTAAAGACATTAGTAAAAGAAGAAGATTACACTATAGATGAAAAAGCCAGTGCTGTTATAATGTCTGATGAAGGTATAGATAAGGCTGAAAAGTTTTTCAGTTTAGATAACTATGCTGATGCAACAAACATGAATATACAGCATCACGTAGTTCAAGCTTTGAAAGCAAACTATATTATGAGAAAAGATAAAGATTACATGGAAAAAGATGGAGAAATAATTATTGTAGATGAATTTACTGGAAGACTTATGGAAGGTAGAAGATATAGTGATGGGCTTCATCAAGCAATTGAAGCAAAAGAGGGCGTAAAAATTGAAAAAGAGTCAAAAACTCTTGCAACTATTACATTCCAAAACTATTTTAGAATGTACTCTAAAATAGCAGGTATGACTGGTACTGCGCTTACAGAAGAAAATGAGTTTAGAGAAATATATGGACTTGATGTACTAGTAATACCTACAAATAAGCCTTTAGCAAGATTTGATAATGCGGATTTAGTTTTTAAGACTGTAAGAGGAAAGTATAAGGCTATAATAGATGAAATAGTTGAAACTCATAAGATAAATCAACCTGTACTTGTAGGTACTGTAAGTATAGAAAAATCAGAATTATTATCTGAGATGCTTAAGAGAAAAGGGGTTCCTCATCAAGTGCTTAATGCTAAATACCATGAGAAAGAAGCGGAAATAATAGCTCATGCAGGGTCACTTGGTATGGTTACTATAGCAACTAATATGGCAGGGCGTGGTACGGACATTAAACTTTTCGATGGCGTTATTGAAGTTGGTGGACTTAAGATAATTGGAACTGAAAGACATGAATCTAGGCGTATTGATAATCAACTTAGAGGTCGTGCTGGTCGTCAAGGTGATCCAGGAAGTACAAGATTTTATATATCGCTAGAAGATGACTTGATGAGAATATTTGGTTCAGATAGACTTCAAGGTGTTGTAGGGAAGTTAGGATTAACTGATGAAGATGCTATTGAAAGCAAAATGGTAAGTGGTGCTATAGAAAGTGCTCAAAAGAAGGTTGAAGGAAATAACTTTGATATAAGAAAAAATGTTGTTCAATATGATGATGTAATGAACCAACAGAGAGAAATAATTTATAAACAAAGAACAGAAGTTCTTCAAGGTGAAGATACTAAAGAACAAATTCAAGATATGATAAAAGATATTATTTTTACCACAGTTGATTCGCATATTACTGATGTTGAAGAAGAACTTGATGAAGAACTTGAAAAATTAATTAGTTATTTTGAGGAAATATTTCTTCCAAAAGATATGGTTACAGTAGATGAGCTTGGGAAATTAACTAATGAAGAAATCAAGGAAAAACTCTTAGAAATCGCTCAGAGAATCTATACCCAAAGGGGAGAAGATTTTGATGATGAACAAATAAGAGAAGTTGAAAGAGTTATTCTTTTAAGAGTAGTAGATAGTAAATGGATGGATCATATTGATGATATGGAACATTTAAAGCAAGGTATTGGACTTAGAGCTTATAAGCAGCAAGATCCAACACAAGCGTACCAAATGGAAGGTAGCGACATGTTTGCTGAAATGATTTATAACATAAAGACAGAAACTATTAAATACTTATTCCATGTTCAAATAGAAAGAGCACCAGAGAGAGAAATGGTTGCACAAATAACATCAACTAATCATGATGATTCTGTTAAACAAGAACCAACTATAAAAGAAGCTAAAACAGGAAGAAATGATGAATGTCCTTGTGGTTCAGGGAAAAAATATAAAAACTGTTGTGGCAGATAA
- the prfB gene encoding peptide chain release factor 2 (programmed frameshift), with the protein MVILVEEIWSGLNILKGNVEEIMVSLDVTSMEKELKEYEFKMQEPSFWEDIIKAQQITKLAKGIKDKIDRINLLISKIEDLEMLTQLSSDEGDDSSLVEIKVELKDLARIADQFRLEILLSGKYDKNNAILTLHTGAGGSDAQDWTEMLYRMYSRWCEKKGYKVEVLDYQPSDEAGIKAVTLKITGEYAYGYLMAEKGVHRLVRISPFNANGKRQTSFASCEVLPELTEDQDIEIKPDDLRIDTYRSGGAGGQHVNKTDSAIRITHIPTGIVVQCQNERSQHSNKQTAMKMLMAKLLILKESEKKDRIEDLTGDLKENGWGSQIRSYVFHPYSMVKDHRTNIEVGNVDAVMDGDIDSFIEEYLRQSNK; encoded by the exons TTGGTAATATTAGTTGAAGAAATATGGAGTGGTTTAAACATATTAAAGGGCAATGTCGAAGAAATAATGGTGTCTCTT GACGTAACATCTATGGAAAAAGAGTTAAAGGAATACGAGTTTAAAATGCAGGAACCTAGTTTTTGGGAAGACATTATAAAAGCTCAACAAATTACTAAATTAGCTAAGGGAATTAAGGATAAAATTGATAGAATTAATCTATTGATTAGTAAGATAGAAGATTTAGAAATGTTAACGCAGTTAAGTTCCGATGAAGGGGATGATTCCTCTTTAGTAGAAATAAAAGTTGAACTTAAAGATTTAGCGCGTATTGCTGATCAGTTTAGGTTAGAAATTTTATTGTCTGGAAAATATGATAAAAATAATGCTATTTTAACACTTCATACCGGTGCGGGTGGAAGTGATGCCCAAGATTGGACAGAAATGCTTTATAGAATGTACTCAAGATGGTGCGAAAAAAAGGGATATAAAGTTGAAGTTTTAGACTATCAACCATCGGATGAGGCAGGTATTAAAGCAGTTACATTAAAAATTACGGGTGAGTATGCCTATGGATATTTAATGGCTGAAAAGGGCGTTCACAGACTGGTAAGAATTTCACCTTTTAATGCAAATGGCAAGAGGCAAACTTCATTTGCATCCTGCGAAGTTCTTCCTGAACTTACTGAGGATCAAGATATTGAAATAAAGCCTGATGACCTTAGAATAGACACATATAGGTCCGGAGGTGCAGGAGGTCAACATGTAAACAAAACTGACTCAGCTATAAGGATTACACATATCCCTACTGGCATTGTAGTGCAATGTCAAAATGAGAGAAGTCAGCATAGTAATAAACAAACTGCAATGAAGATGCTTATGGCGAAACTCTTGATTTTAAAGGAAAGTGAGAAAAAGGATAGGATAGAAGACTTAACCGGGGATTTGAAAGAAAATGGTTGGGGGAGTCAAATTAGATCATATGTTTTTCATCCATATAGTATGGTTAAGGATCATAGAACTAATATAGAAGTAGGAAATGTAGATGCAGTTATGGATGGCGATATTGATAGTTTCATTGAAGAGTATTTAAGACAAAGTAATAAATAA
- the dhaS gene encoding dihydroxyacetone kinase transcriptional activator DhaS, with amino-acid sequence MSGSQITKKALALSIKKLMETIPLAKISIRQIADNCGVNRQTFYYHFKDKFDLVNWIYYTEAIENLAGGTNYEHWTDAMYKTLTYLMNNKSFYTNALNTPGQNAFDGYLFKETYDLIMGVVNDVSSGIKVSTTDKSFIADFYTHAFVGITVQWIKNSMKEPPKIMVNKLNEVVEGSMLGALTRYTISCL; translated from the coding sequence ATGTCGGGATCCCAAATAACTAAAAAAGCTCTTGCTCTATCAATTAAGAAATTAATGGAGACAATACCACTCGCAAAAATTTCAATTCGTCAAATTGCAGATAATTGTGGCGTTAACAGACAAACCTTTTATTATCATTTCAAAGATAAATTCGATCTTGTAAACTGGATTTATTATACTGAAGCCATAGAAAATTTAGCCGGTGGCACAAACTATGAACATTGGACTGATGCCATGTATAAAACTTTAACATATTTAATGAACAATAAATCCTTTTATACTAATGCTCTTAATACTCCTGGTCAAAATGCATTTGATGGGTACCTTTTTAAAGAAACCTATGATCTTATTATGGGAGTAGTAAACGATGTTTCCTCTGGCATAAAAGTTTCAACTACTGATAAAAGTTTTATTGCAGATTTTTACACTCATGCTTTTGTAGGTATAACAGTACAATGGATAAAAAATAGTATGAAGGAACCTCCAAAGATAATGGTAAATAAATTAAACGAGGTAGTTGAAGGAAGTATGTTAGGCGCTTTAACTAGATATACTATTTCATGCCTATAA
- the proS gene encoding proline--tRNA ligase — translation MAKGKKFVESITSMDEDFAKWYTDIVKKAELADYASVRGCMVIRPYGYAIWENIQKILDQMFKDTGHENVYMPMFIPESLLEKEKDHVKGFAPEVAWVTHGGNELLAERLCVRPTSETLFCDHYSKIIQSYNDLPKLYNQWCSVVRWEKTTRPFLRSSEFLWQEGHTAHATEEEAKEETLKMLNIYAKFCEETLAIPVIKGKKTEKEKFAGANETYTIESLMHDGKALQCGTSHNFGDGFAKAFNIQYSDKTGKLAYVHQTSWGMSTRLIGALIMVHGDDNGLILPPAIAPIQLMIVPVAQHKEGVIEKATELKNMLSKVARVKIDISDKMPGWKFSEYEMKGVPLRLEVGPKDIEKNQVVLVRRDTREKLFVPMDELESKIPELLIDIQKSLFEKASDAQNIRTFSAKTVEELKENLDKTLGFVNAPWCGDLSCEEKVKEVAGASSRCMPFEQPEDAGVCLCCGKPAKANVIWGRAY, via the coding sequence CCTTATGGTTATGCAATATGGGAAAACATTCAAAAAATATTGGATCAAATGTTTAAAGATACAGGACATGAAAATGTATATATGCCAATGTTCATTCCTGAGAGCTTACTTGAAAAGGAAAAAGACCACGTTAAGGGCTTTGCTCCAGAGGTTGCTTGGGTAACACACGGAGGTAATGAACTACTCGCAGAAAGGCTTTGCGTAAGACCTACTTCCGAAACATTATTTTGTGATCACTATTCAAAAATAATTCAATCTTACAACGATCTTCCTAAATTATATAATCAATGGTGCTCAGTAGTGCGTTGGGAAAAAACCACAAGACCTTTTCTTAGAAGTTCAGAATTTTTATGGCAAGAAGGCCATACCGCACATGCAACTGAGGAAGAAGCAAAAGAAGAAACTCTTAAAATGCTTAATATATACGCTAAATTTTGTGAAGAAACCCTTGCTATTCCAGTTATAAAAGGTAAAAAAACAGAAAAAGAAAAATTTGCTGGAGCAAATGAAACTTACACAATTGAAAGTTTAATGCATGATGGTAAAGCACTACAATGTGGAACCTCTCACAATTTTGGAGATGGTTTTGCAAAAGCTTTTAACATCCAGTATTCAGATAAAACTGGTAAACTTGCTTATGTTCACCAAACTTCTTGGGGAATGTCTACAAGACTTATTGGTGCTTTAATTATGGTTCATGGTGACGATAATGGCCTAATACTTCCACCAGCTATAGCTCCAATTCAACTTATGATCGTGCCAGTTGCACAACATAAAGAAGGCGTAATTGAAAAAGCAACAGAACTTAAGAATATGTTATCAAAAGTTGCTAGAGTAAAAATAGATATTAGCGATAAAATGCCTGGATGGAAATTCAGTGAATATGAGATGAAAGGTGTTCCACTTAGACTCGAAGTTGGACCAAAAGATATAGAAAAAAATCAAGTAGTCCTAGTAAGGCGAGATACCCGTGAAAAATTATTTGTTCCTATGGATGAACTAGAATCAAAAATTCCAGAACTTTTAATTGATATTCAAAAATCTCTCTTTGAAAAAGCTAGCGATGCACAAAATATTAGGACCTTTAGTGCAAAAACTGTTGAAGAATTAAAAGAAAATCTTGATAAGACTTTAGGTTTTGTTAATGCTCCTTGGTGTGGAGACCTCTCTTGCGAGGAAAAAGTAAAAGAGGTTGCTGGCGCATCATCTAGATGTATGCCATTTGAGCAACCAGAGGATGCAGGTGTTTGCTTATGTTGTGGTAAACCAGCTAAAGCGAATGTTATCTGGGGAAGAGCATATTAA